One region of Trichoderma breve strain T069 chromosome 7 map unlocalized scaffold00007, whole genome shotgun sequence genomic DNA includes:
- a CDS encoding mediator complex subunit 16 domain-containing protein — MPLMLDNAVPVDLNDVDDLFGDGVGLSLPDRSHDRPLSLKVDDVRSRGCCQTIAWSKSGTVATITPDGQFLQLRFLRCDPADGTWDLSKPTTCELIKGSSGIPLVHLEWGSTNIPELAIIDAVGRVVIVSFSISLNHPFITRKYDTDSIDDANAVVGAHWLAVAPQNQQKSYNIMYGPATRNGNAYQYESSFVHAGGPSHPHSSKSALFCVTISGMLKMFWSQNNNRMEETTMELESVNSLDELVTHAALASDKRYLLVAVATSSKQLRLLKIEIQWGGPGSQPDKNPLPQNARLSPSLVEKHLAATTWLQTGPGDASNDASMAELSHLHVLPSIIDNTGKSTVSPMIIAIRTRTPTSGSYQTAQTIIDRWEAVSEQRHNLHPAFEQLGNRRNSEVTEQTAYTRLRKLEPITINKVLISFQPAQFGKLLVLTMSDGTVEYRDRFTFEEVYATEDTNKVMNLRQVGWNFGEEGSCQQVAFSPTHCSMVQMSDEGKIKWCKLQYPLGDIGNSFQEVRYGATIAGLTVAAASALWHQANYDDLLAIVAPYTSKRRFIHDWITEIIKVLKIQVDYSEELHHDLLMRNTPLQSCLSFMNSLGFKGETHPRTFQGKFAMIDLNVRNVVVLITLAINTPVTVREKMSPLDEHEVVEALAGCAKWSLDLLSWLTDSLFSLMNDSEFIARLEPKRFGEVTPYLQKRNDVSLHLLLSSSSRSFLICVCRRIAHLESLSERAIEFYRGQSANMDQTGGPKMSNPKLQQAYQKMQHITTSSLVKVADFEKLLNVLGGDVRQAYQAFLPNMIKSSSQNPQGKQIDLAVKAAQVQVELSMLLAAGPPAPFLPVIKKFFSKELPAFRALCDPSKLFFANYDLLGVQDDESSLARNGSRFVYVDLFKRVEMKLGAQQWRRCTRCACVMEDVFGSRPGYTFVLGQQRKCACGGLWALLPKGKLIL; from the exons ATGCCCCTTATGCTGGATAACGCCGTCCCGGTCGACCTAAACGACGTGGATGATCTTTTTGGCGATGGCGTCGGCCTGTCGCTTCCCGATAGATCGCATGACAGGCCGCTTTCACTTAaggttgatgatgtgagAAGCCGTGGCTGTTGCCA GACTATTGCCTGGTCGAAATCCGGAACGGTTGCAACTATCACGCCAGATGGCCAGTTCTTGCAGCTCCGCTTCTTGCGATGCGACCCGGCTGACGGAACGTGGGACCTCAGCAAGCCGACGACATGTGAGCTTATCAAGGGATCTTCTGGCATTCCCCTAGTTCACTTGGAGTGGGGGTCAACCAACATCCCAGAGCTCGCAATCATTGATGCGGTGGGAAGAGTTGTTATAGTTAGCTTCTCAATATCTCTCAACCACCCTTTCATCACGAGGAAGTACGACACGGACTCCATCGACGATGCAAACGCTGTGGTGGGGGCACATTGGCTGGCAGTAGCGCCGCAGAACCAGCAG AAATCATACAACATCATGTATGGACCAGCAACTCGAAATGGCAATGCCTATCAGTATGAGAGCTCATTCGTTCACGCCGGCGGGCCAAGCCACCCCCATTCATCAAAGAGTGCTTTGTTTTGCGTCACAATCAGCGGCATGTTGAAAATGTTTTGGTCACAAAACAACAATCGAATGGAAGAGACTACGATGGAGCTCGAGAGTGTAAACTCACTGGACGAGCTGGTCACGCATGCGGCTCTTGCTTCCGACAAAA GATATCTGCTGGTTGCTGTTGCGACCTCATCAAAACAGCTCAGGCTGCTCAAAATAGAGATTCAATGGGGCGGTCCAGGTTCGCAACCCGATAAAAACCCTCTGCCGCAGAACGCTCGACTTAGCCCTTCGCTGGTCGAAAAGCATCTCGCTGCTACGACGTGGCTGCAAACGGGGCCCGGGGATGCCAGCAATGACGCTTCCATGGCAGAGCTATCTCACTTGCACGTTCTCCCTTCCATCATTGATAATACTGGCAAAAGCACCGTCTCGCCCATGATTATCGCCATCAGGACGCGCACGCCCACCTCTGGATCCTATCAAACCGCTCAGACCATCATTGACCGCTGGGAAGCGGTGAGCGAACAGCGACACAACCTTCATCCAGCCTTTGAGCAGCTGGGAAATCGAAGAAACAGCGAAGTCACAGAGCAGACGGCTTACACGCGGCTGCGAAAACTGGAGCCAATTACGATTAACAAGGTGTTAATCAGCTTTCAGCCCGCCCAGTTCGGAAAACTCTTGGTTTTGACCATGTCTGACGGTACCGTTGAATACCGAGATCGTTTCACCTTTGAAGAAGTCTATGCGACAGAAGATACCAACAAAGTAATGAACTTGCGTCAAGTTGGCTGGAATTTTGGCGAGGAAGGATCATGCCAACAGGTCGCCTTTTCCCCAACTCACTGCTCCATGGTCCAAATGTCCGATGAAGGGAAAATCAAATGGTGCAAGCTGCAATATCCGCTTGGCGACATTGGAAATTCCTTCCAAGAGGTCCGTTACGGGGCCACAATAGCCGGCCTGACGGTGGCGGCTGCGTCTGCCCTGTGGCATCAGGCTAATTATGACGACTTGCTCGCCATTGTAGCGCCGTATACATCCAAGAGACGGTTTATTCACGACTGGATCACTGAAATTATCAAGGTCCTCAAGATTCAAGTCGATTACTCTGAAGAACTTCACCATGACTTGCTTATGAGGAATACGCCGCTTCAGAGCTGCCTGAGTTTTATGAATAGCTTGGGGTTTAAAGGGGAGACCCATCCCAGAACATTTCAGGGCAAGTTTGCCATGATTGATCTCAATGTGCGCAACGTCGTCGTTCTCATCACCCTCGCAATCAATACACCTGTAACAGtgcgagagaagatgagTCCCCTGGATGAACATG AGGTTGTAGAAGCATTAGCCGGCTGCGCCAAATGGTCTCTAGATCTGCTGTCATGGCTCACCGACAGCCTATTTTCGCTGATGAATGACAGTGAGTTCATAGCGAGGCTTGAGCCCAAGCGTTTTGGAGAGGTGACGCCGTATCTTCAAAAACGAAACGACGTATCGCTGCACCTCctgctctcatcatcaagcaggAGCTTTCTTATATGCGTCTGCCGTAGGATTGCCCATCTAGAATCTCTGAGCGAACGAGCGATAGAATTTTACCGAGGGCAGTCGGCGAATATGGACCAGACGGGTGGCCCCAAGATGTCAAATCCTAAGCTCCAGCAAGCGTACCAAAAAATGCAGCACATTACGACATCTAGCCTTGTCAAAGTCGCCGATTTTGAGAAGCTGCTCAACGTCCTCGGCGGAGACGTTCGGCAGGCATACCAGGCGTTTCTTCCAAACATGATTAAAAGCTCAAGTCAAAACCCCCAGGGGAAGCAAATCGACCTGGCTGTCAAGGCAGCGCAAGTTCAAGTGGAGCTGAGCATGCTCTTGGCTGCAGGACCGCCGGCACCCTTCTTGCCTGTCATTAAGAAGTTCTTCAGCAAAGAACTCCCTGCGTTCAGGGCCCTTTGCGACCCTTCAAAGCTCTTCTTTGCAAACTACGATCTTCTCGGCGTCCAAGACGACGAATCCAGCTTGGCGCGTAACGGCTCGAGATTCGTCTACGTCGACCTGTTCAAAAgggtggagatgaagctcgGGGCTCAgcaatggagaagatgcacCCGGTGTGCCTGTGTGATGGAGGACGTATTCGGGAGTCGCCCCGGGTACACTTTCGTCTTGGGACAGCAGCGCAAATGTGCTTGCGGTGGGTTATGGGCATTACTACCAAAGGGAAAGCTGATATTGTAA
- a CDS encoding FAD binding domain-containing protein, whose protein sequence is MLKAVDELRRELGEEAVSTDPDDLEYHGYSEISTSNTDERPIAVVRPQSTEQVSAIAKICTKYKVPMVPFGAKSSMEGNYSSPFSGICIDMCEMDKIVEFHPQDMDIVVQAGVNWTVLNEEIKDTGLFLPPDPGPTALIGGMVATNCSGTNAMRYGAMKDYVVNLTVVLADGTIIKTRHRPRKTSAGYNLNSLFTGSEGTLGIITQATLKLAVLPTNLSAAAAAFGSVHQAVAAASTMIRSGLPLAALELMDDQQMRSINKSGGTAGRMWEENPTLFLKFSGTENSTKDSVKAAQAICRTHGARTFDGVYGEKEIDSLWSARKRALFAAIAEQPKGAMVWGTDVAVPISRMADLIEESRAKATGLDLWNSVLGHVGDGNFHQAMFYLPNDAIGKNKVADCVDTMVKRAIEMEGTVSGEHGIGIGKKDCLLKELGPSTIGVMKALKDALDPHWLLNPGKVFDE, encoded by the exons ATGCTGAAA GCTGTTGACGAGCTTCGTCgtgagcttggagaagaagcagtgAGCACCGATCCAGATGATCTGGAATATCACGGCTATTCTGAGATTTCAACGTCAAACACGGATGAAAGGCCAATTGCCGTTGTGCGACCACAATCAACAGAGCAAGTGTCTGCAATCGCAAAGATATGTACCAAATACAAAGTTCCAATGGTACCTTTTGGAGCCAAATCTAGCATGGAGGGGAACTATAGCTCACCCTTTTCGGGCATATGCATCGACATGTGCGAGATGGATAAGATTGTCGAATTTCACCCGCAAGATATGGACATTGTTGTGCAGGCTGGGGTCAATTGGACGGTATTAAATGAAGAGATTAAAGACACTGgcctcttcttgccgccTGATCCAGGCCCAACCGCCCTCATCGGGGGAATGGTAGCTACTAACTGTAGTGGAACCAATGCGATGAGATACGGTGCGATGAAGGATTATGTCGTCAATTTAACAGTTGTCTTGGCCGATGGCACCATTATCAAAACAAGACACCGACCAAGGAAGACGTCAGCCGGATATAATCTCAACTCCTTGTTCACTGGGTCAGAAGGGACTCTCGGCATCATCACTCAAGCCACGCTCAAGTTAGCAGTGCTGCCGACAAATCTCagtgccgccgccgcagccttCGGATCGGTTCATCAGGCTGTGGCAGCCGCGTCCACGATGATCCGCTCAGGCCTCCCCTTGGCCGCTTTGGAGCTGATGGACGATCAACAGATGCGGAGCATAAACAAGAGCGGAGGAACCGCTGGTAGGATGTGGGAAGAGAACCCAACCCTGTTCTTAAA ATTTTCAGGTACTGAAAACTCTACGAAGGACAGTGTCAAGGCGGCACAAGCCATATGTCGTACACACGGCGCCAGAACCTTTGACGGTGTAtatggagaaaaagaaatagattCCCTTTGGTCAGCTAGAAAACGCGCGCTTTTCGCGGCGATCGCGGAGCAGCCAAAGGGTGCCATGGTTTGGGGCACAGATGTTGCCGTGCCTATATCCCGTATGGCTGACTTGATCG AAGAGTCTAGGGCCAAAGCGACGGGCCTTGATCTCTGGAATAGCGTGCTAGGACATGTGGGAGACGGAAATTTTCATCAAGCAATGTTCTATCTCCCCAACGATGCTATTGGCAAGAACAAAGTAGCAGACTGCGTCGATACCATGGTGAAGAGAGCGATTGAGATGGAAGGAACCGTATCA GGCGAGCATGGTATTGGCATTGGGAAGAAG GACTGTcttctcaaggagctggGCCCGTCAACAATCGGGGTCATGAAGGCTTTGAAGGATGCACTTGATCCGCA TTGGTTGTTAAATCCAGGAAAAGTATTTGATGAATAA